The window GATCTTCACGTTCTTGGCGATGGTGGTCTGATCGATGTCCGACGTCCGCACGGTCACCGCCATCTTCCAGTTGCCCGCCATCGGGATCTGGACGCCGCTCGCTGTCCAGTGCCCCTCGGTGAGCCGGTCGGGGACGACGGGCAGCGGACCGATGTCCTTGGACGCGAGGGTGAAGGCGAGCTTCACCTCGGGGACGTCCATGGGCTGTCCGTCGGGGCCGTCGATCCAGATGTGGAGCCCGTTGGCGCCGGTTCGACCGGGGTCGATGTCCATCCGGACCGTCCCCTTGCCGTTCCGGCCGCCGGTGTCGAACGGCAGGCTCACCGCGATGGGGCCCGCTGCCGTGGGCGCGGATGCGGCCGTCGAGGTGCGGGCCGCTTCCTCCTCGGTACGTCCGGGCTCGGTCGAGGTCAGCACGGTCGTCACCGCCAACAGCGCCACCGCGACCCCGACTTCCGCCAGTACCGAGCGGCGGAGCCCGGACCGGTCGGGGTCGGCGTCGCGGATCCGCTTCTTCGTTGCGGTCGCCACGGCGGCCTTCTGCCGGTCGAGTTGGGCTGCCCGTGCGGGATCCGCGGGCACGGTCGCCGGCTCGGTCTCCACAGCGCTCCCGGTGCCGGCGTCAGCGGTACCGGCACCCGTGCCCTGCGCCTTTGTCGTGCCCGCAGGCAGGCGCGCCGTCCAGCGCCGCGAGATCCAGGCGACCCCGACCAGGACGGCGACGAGCCCCACCTTCACGAGCAGCAGCTGCCCGTACCGGGTACCGGTCAGCGCGGACCAGGAGCCGACCTGTCGCCAGGACTGGTAGAGCCCGGTCGCGGTGAGCACCAGCACACTGCCGAACGCGATACGGGAGAAGCGGCGTACCGCCGTGACTTCGATGTCCGGGGTCCGGTAGAGCGCGACCAGCAGCGCGGCGAGGCCGCCCAGCCAGGCGGCGACGGCCAGCAGGTGCAGTACGTCGACCGGCATCGCGATGCCGGGCTGGATCCCGGTCGAGGCGTGTTCGGCCAGCGCCCATGTCCCGGCGATCCCGGCGGCGATGACCGCGCCACCGATGGCCAGCCCGAAGGTGAGGTCCTTCTTCTCCCGCTCGTCCTCGCGCTTCGCGTACGCCCCGAACAGCACGGCGATGAAGAGTGCGGAGGCGCCGAGCAGCAGCAGCCGGGAGACCAGCGCGGCCCCCGGCTTGGTGTCCAGCACGGCTTTCAGGCCGTCCAGGTCGAAGATGTCCGCGAGCTTTCCGGAGCCGGTGTACGGGTTGCGCAGCAGAAGCATGACCAGGGTGGCCGTGGTGAGCGTCATCCAGCCGCGTACGACCAGGCGCTGCAGCGGGCGGGCGCTCGCCCCGCGCTGCCAGCAGGCCAGTACGAAGGCTGCGCCACCGGCCAGCAGGATGAAGCCGGCGTACGCAGCGTAGCGCGCGATGCCGTAGAGCGTGCCGACGAGGCCGCCTCCGGCCTGGTCCGTCGGAAGGGCGACGGTCGTCTTGGACGGGGCTCCGATGGAGAAGGTGAAGGCGCCGGAGACCGGGTGGCTGTCCGCGGAGACGGCCTGCCAGGCCACGGTGTACGTGCCGTCGGGCAGCCCCGCGTGCAGCGGGACGCTGTACTTCACGGTGGAGGCGATTTGCAGGTTGCGTGGTTCCGCACCGGTATCGGCGCGTTTGCCGCTCGGGTCCAGGACCCGGACGGAGCCGTCACCCATGGCGACCTGTTCGGAGAAGGTGAGCGTGACCTCCTTGGGGGCGGTGGCGACCACCGCCCCGTCCTGCGGATCACTCCCGGTGAGCGCGGCATGCGCGGACGCCGGTCCAGCGCCGCCCAGCAGCAGGCCGAACACCGTGCCGACGAATACGGCAAGGAGTGCGGCAGCGGCGAGTGGGCGACGCATCGGGGACACGGACGGGGTCGGTCCGAAGTGCGGGGCGGTGGCTGTCATGGAGTGTCAGTCCCTCACTGCTTCTTCGGGTTGTGGGTGGTCTCCTTCACGGGAAGGTCGACCTTTATGGGGTCGGCCTTCTCGAAGTGCAGCTCGACGGACACCTTCTCGCCCTGCCTGGGCTGCTGCTTCAGTTTCATGAACATGATGTGGTTGCCGCCGCGCTCCAGGTCCAGCTCGCCGCCCGCGGGCACCTCGAAGGACGTCACCATGCGCATCGTCTGGTTCGTCGTCCGGTGGATCGTGACGTCGTCGGAGAGCGGGCTGGTGACCGAAGTGAGCCGGTCGGAACTGTCGCCGCTGTTCTGTACGACGAGGAAGCCGGCCGCCATGTCGTTGACCGGCTGCGGCATGAAGGCGCCGGTCACCTTCAGTTCGGGCTTGCCGCCCGAGGTCGAGCACCCCGCCAGCGTCAGCCCGGTGGTGAGGGCGACGACGCCGGCGAGGACGGTGCGGCGGTTCACGGGTTCTCCCCCTTGATGATCTTGGGGAGGTCCTTGGTGTAGTCGTCGGGCGTGGTGTCCTC is drawn from Streptomyces sp. NBC_01717 and contains these coding sequences:
- a CDS encoding copper resistance CopC/CopD family protein, with product MTATAPHFGPTPSVSPMRRPLAAAALLAVFVGTVFGLLLGGAGPASAHAALTGSDPQDGAVVATAPKEVTLTFSEQVAMGDGSVRVLDPSGKRADTGAEPRNLQIASTVKYSVPLHAGLPDGTYTVAWQAVSADSHPVSGAFTFSIGAPSKTTVALPTDQAGGGLVGTLYGIARYAAYAGFILLAGGAAFVLACWQRGASARPLQRLVVRGWMTLTTATLVMLLLRNPYTGSGKLADIFDLDGLKAVLDTKPGAALVSRLLLLGASALFIAVLFGAYAKREDEREKKDLTFGLAIGGAVIAAGIAGTWALAEHASTGIQPGIAMPVDVLHLLAVAAWLGGLAALLVALYRTPDIEVTAVRRFSRIAFGSVLVLTATGLYQSWRQVGSWSALTGTRYGQLLLVKVGLVAVLVGVAWISRRWTARLPAGTTKAQGTGAGTADAGTGSAVETEPATVPADPARAAQLDRQKAAVATATKKRIRDADPDRSGLRRSVLAEVGVAVALLAVTTVLTSTEPGRTEEEAARTSTAASAPTAAGPIAVSLPFDTGGRNGKGTVRMDIDPGRTGANGLHIWIDGPDGQPMDVPEVKLAFTLASKDIGPLPVVPDRLTEGHWTASGVQIPMAGNWKMAVTVRTSDIDQTTIAKNVKIG
- a CDS encoding copper chaperone PCu(A)C; the protein is MNRRTVLAGVVALTTGLTLAGCSTSGGKPELKVTGAFMPQPVNDMAAGFLVVQNSGDSSDRLTSVTSPLSDDVTIHRTTNQTMRMVTSFEVPAGGELDLERGGNHIMFMKLKQQPRQGEKVSVELHFEKADPIKVDLPVKETTHNPKKQ